The DNA region ATGGTAGCTGCATGGGAAGATTCAACTTGTGCTGCAGAAAATTGCTTGCCAATCGCGTCTAAAAACGAAGAAGAAGTAGTTGATGGGCAAACCAGTACTATAGAAATTAATTTTGCCAATCACCAAGGGCCATGCCCTCCGCGTGAAGGCGTAGCACCAATACCTGAAGCCCTATATAACCACATTTTAGAGCTTTGGCCCGATTATAATTTTTTGCCATATGCCGAGCGTACCCAAAACACACAGTGCCTACCTGATGATGCATAAATTACTGCTAGTGGTTATATGTTTTACAATTGGCGCCTGTGAATCATTTTATCCTGAAGTAGTAATTGTTAATAAAACTGCAGCTCCAATTCTTTTGCGCAACATTAGTTACAATGGTTGCTTGTGGGAATCGGTGTCGCAGTATGAAGAAGTGACATCTGTACAAAAATGCATGCCTGGTAGTGATCATGTATACTTTCAAAAATTTAATGCATTAACATATTACAAAAAGTTAGTTGAAGATGATTTAATCGATGATTTCAATACAGAAACTTATAATTGCGATGATGTGATCGGCGAATGCCCAGTTGACGAAAATATTACTTCACAGCCTGTTTGGTATAACTATCGTACTAGCAAACGTTTTGCCGCTAAAGAGGCGGGTTTTTATACCATTGAAATTTATTTAGAAGATTTTGAGCAAGATTTTTCAGTGCCTGGCCCATACGGACATTAAGTGAATAAGTTAATTAAATATTTAATTTTTTTATATACCGTAACCAATTGGCAATTAGTCAAAGCTCAAGAAACTAATACCGAGAAAAGCCCAATACTAAAATCTGACGTTGAATCAACGTCTGCAGCCAAACAGCAAATTCCTGTATACGAAACCGTTGTTATCAGTAAAAAATCAATTGAGCGCGATAAAACTCAAAGCACGACTATTGTTGATGGTGAGCTTTTACGCTCTAGTTCTCAAGCTAGTATGCTTGAGGCGTTGGCGCAACAAAGTGCTGATATCTATGTTTCAGCTCGTGGTACAACTCATGGTGTAGCTAACGGTGCTTCGGGTGGGATCCATATTCGTGGTTTAGGCGGTAGCCCAAATTCTCAAGTGCTAGTAGTTGAAGATAACGTTCCAGACTATCAAAGTATTTTTGGGCATCCAATCCCAGATGAATACGTGCCTTCGCTTATTGATGAAGTTTTAGTTATTAAAGGAGGCGATTCAGTTCTTTATGGTTCTAACGCTATGGCAGGCGTTATAATTTTACGCAGCCGCTGGCTAACGCACGAAGGATATGAGCTGCAAAACGATACGGCTTATGGTAGTTATGAAACTTTACGTGAAACAGTTTCGTTTTTAAGTAAAACGGGTGCTTTTGATATCGCTGCAGCAGTTCATGCTTTATCAAGCGATGGGCATCGCCTCAATGCAGGTGGCAATAATGTTATTGCCACAACCGCCGCTAGATATTTAATTACGCCTAATTTAAAAGTTAGTTTTCGCAACAAGTTAGTTCATATTAAAGGCGCTGATCCCGGGCCGGCTTCACACCCAAACGCTGATAATTGGTATGATGTGTGGCGTGATAATGTTTCGGCTGAGCTACTTTATAAGTACAATGAATATAAATTAACTAGTTTGCCATATTTAACATACGGCATCCACAAGCTCTATGATGGCTTTTATTCAATTGACTATATTATGGGCAATAAAATTGAAGCTCAGTATGAGCCAAGTAAAATAATTAAGATTTTACTTGGGGTAGATCCGCGTCGTATTGATGGCAGAGTTAAAAATCGCATTACCAAAGAACATCAAAAAATAAAAGCAATGAACGAAATTTCTTTTTATAGCCAAGTTACGGTTCAACCTATTAATTGGCTAACCGGTGTATTTGGTATGCGTGCTTTAAATAATACTCGGTATGGTTCGGTGTTTTTATATAAGTCAGGGTTACGTCTTGATTTGGTTGAGGGTTTAAACCTTTTTGCACGTGTTACTAAAAATTTTCGTCAGCCAACTATTCGCGAATTATATTTACCATATCCTACAGCTAACCCAAACCTTAAGCCAGAATACTCAACTAATGAGGAGGCTGGAGTAAAATTCAATTCAAAATATTTTGAAGCTAGCTGCGCTGGTTATCGCAGTGACGCCCATAATTTAATTAAATACTTTGGGGCATGGCCGAGTGCCGAAGTGATAAATATTGACAATATTATGATTTGGGGTATTGAAGCAACGGCAAAGCTTAAAAACATCGGACCATTTACAATGCATCTTAGTGCTGATTGGCAAGATGTTGGTCGCTACACTCGCCAAAATCCCAGTACTAAAGTCAATTTTGCAATTAATTTTAAGCATGAATTTAGTTCACATCGATTTAATGCAGACATAAACAGTGAATGGGTCAGTGGTTTATATATGAACGATTATTCGCGTCAGGCGATAAAAGACGTAGTCGCAATTAATCTATCATTACGGTATCGCTATCAAATTCCAGATAGAAAATTGTCAGTTGAACCATATGTTATTTTGCGAAATTTGCTCAATCAGCGCTACGCCTACATTAAAGATTACCCCATGCCAGGTTTTAACGTGCTCGCAGGTATGAGAATAACAATGTAAAGAAACACAGGTAAAAACATGTAAATAATATTATTAACAGAAAAACAATTAAAAATAGTTAAGTTTTATGGCTTTTAAAAGATCATTAAATAAGACGAGAATTGTACTAATTAGCTTGGTATTTATCCAAATCGATTAATACAAGCACTAAAAATGCTTTTTTTGTAAAACCGTGTTTGACACCACCACTAGGCTTTAGGTACTTTGCATGGCCGTGAGAAATCGTCGCCTTTTCTTGGTAATTCTTGATGGTTACGATCGTGCGCCTCGTAGAGCACAATTGTCTATTACTGTCTTAAAAGGCTTGGCGGCAATTATTACAACATTAGTATTATTATTTGGCCTAATTGTTATCCAGGGTGCACGAAATACAAACATCGCTGAAGATACCGCGCACGTCGCTCAAGAAAATAAAAGATTACGTACAATTATTAGAGAGATTGAAAATCGTCTACCACAAGGTCAAATGCTTGAATTGCGCGCCGAGCTGGCCTTTGCCCAATTATGGTCAAAGAGTGATTTAAGTTTTAATAAGGGTGCATTAGGTATTGGTCCTCTTGATACTAATATTGAGCAATCGATTTCTCCTAACAATCTTAACTCAAATATAGAGATCGAGCCGATAAAAAGTAGGGTGCTAGCAATTGCTCCAACAGCGCTACCGCAAGAGTTTGATCGCTTAAGAGTTAACGCGCAGGCACTGCAGATTTCGCTTGATGAAATGATCGAATATTTTCACGATACTTCTTTATTACTTTCAAATACTCCATCGATTAGCCCTGTAGAAAATGGTTTTATAACTAGTCCATTTGGCAGACGTCTTCATCCTATAACTCATCAAATTGTTATGCATAAGGGTTTGGATATTGGTGGGCAGTTAGGTACCGATATAATTGCCCCAGCCGATGGTACCGTAATTTTTATAGGTGTACGTGATGGCTATGGGTTAACCGTGGTAATTGATCATGGCTATGGGCTTCAGACTCACTATGCCCATCTTAGCATCATTAAAGTTAAAAAAGGTCAACGTCTGCAACGTGGAGAGTTAATCGCCGCCATGGGGGCGACTGGTCGCGCTACTGGTTGTCATTTGCATTATGAAGTACGTTATGGCGGTCAGCCGCTTAACCCAATACGTTTTATCCTAGATTAGTGAAATAGATTAGTGATATAATTTAAAAAAGAGAAATAGGGGCACCCCCAAGTTTAATTAAAGTGATTGTTTACATAATTTTGACAAATAAAAAAAGGCAGCAGTGAATATGCAATTTTTTAGACGCATTTATTTTCGTATAAAATCTGCCTTAACCCCGATTTTTTTACGCTGGGCCGCACTTTTTGGTTTTATCGTTGGTGTATATACCTGTCCATGTTGCGGGCAACCAGCTTGCCCAAATGTTGTTTTAGGTACAGGTTTAGTCGCAGGTATCGTGGCATTTGTCAGACGCCATATACTTAAACGAAGAAAAAATATAAAATCAAAGCATGCGCAATTCTCGCATGAGATGCATGCATATGAAATAAAAGATAATGAGCAGATATAATTAGTATTTTAGCTGTTTTTTGGAAATAAACTTATAGAATCGGGCGCAATATATAAATCAATCGTTTCCCCGATATTAAATTGATTTTGATGCTGATGACTTGCATAGATAATTAAAGGTACACCAATATCGACTTCAATTTCTAAATGAGCAATTCTGTTATATATATTTACAATAATTCCATTAAAATTATTGTTATCTGAATTTTTATTTATTTTACCGTTGATATTTATGCATTCAGATCTAATGGCGGCAATAACTTTACCGTTTTGTTTTTGCATAGTATAAAGGTCTGGCCCATTTTCAATTTTTATTGCAGAGCCATAATTATTTATAGTGGCGGTCGCCGAAAACAAATTGCGTGTGCGTGTGAATTTAGCAACAAATAGCGAGTTAGGACGAGAGAGAATTTCTTTTGGTGTGCCGATTTGTTCTAATTGACCATTGTTCATGATGGCAATACGATCAGCAACATCTATTGCTTCTTCAAGGT from Deltaproteobacteria bacterium includes:
- a CDS encoding TonB-dependent receptor, whose product is MNKLIKYLIFLYTVTNWQLVKAQETNTEKSPILKSDVESTSAAKQQIPVYETVVISKKSIERDKTQSTTIVDGELLRSSSQASMLEALAQQSADIYVSARGTTHGVANGASGGIHIRGLGGSPNSQVLVVEDNVPDYQSIFGHPIPDEYVPSLIDEVLVIKGGDSVLYGSNAMAGVIILRSRWLTHEGYELQNDTAYGSYETLRETVSFLSKTGAFDIAAAVHALSSDGHRLNAGGNNVIATTAARYLITPNLKVSFRNKLVHIKGADPGPASHPNADNWYDVWRDNVSAELLYKYNEYKLTSLPYLTYGIHKLYDGFYSIDYIMGNKIEAQYEPSKIIKILLGVDPRRIDGRVKNRITKEHQKIKAMNEISFYSQVTVQPINWLTGVFGMRALNNTRYGSVFLYKSGLRLDLVEGLNLFARVTKNFRQPTIRELYLPYPTANPNLKPEYSTNEEAGVKFNSKYFEASCAGYRSDAHNLIKYFGAWPSAEVINIDNIMIWGIEATAKLKNIGPFTMHLSADWQDVGRYTRQNPSTKVNFAINFKHEFSSHRFNADINSEWVSGLYMNDYSRQAIKDVVAINLSLRYRYQIPDRKLSVEPYVILRNLLNQRYAYIKDYPMPGFNVLAGMRITM
- a CDS encoding M23 family metallopeptidase yields the protein MAVRNRRLFLVILDGYDRAPRRAQLSITVLKGLAAIITTLVLLFGLIVIQGARNTNIAEDTAHVAQENKRLRTIIREIENRLPQGQMLELRAELAFAQLWSKSDLSFNKGALGIGPLDTNIEQSISPNNLNSNIEIEPIKSRVLAIAPTALPQEFDRLRVNAQALQISLDEMIEYFHDTSLLLSNTPSISPVENGFITSPFGRRLHPITHQIVMHKGLDIGGQLGTDIIAPADGTVIFIGVRDGYGLTVVIDHGYGLQTHYAHLSIIKVKKGQRLQRGELIAAMGATGRATGCHLHYEVRYGGQPLNPIRFILD